The Sceloporus undulatus isolate JIND9_A2432 ecotype Alabama chromosome 7, SceUnd_v1.1, whole genome shotgun sequence genome segment TCATCGGCTTCAGTGAATTtcacttcctctttctcaccattGAGCATGAAATGAGCTTTTGTGCGCAGGGAGATTTATGTCAATCAGCGCTGGTTCTAGGGGTTGTGCGTGTGCTGAATAGAGATGAGATGGGAAGCCAGCGGTCTGACTCCAGAGTGGGCCTTAGGTGCAGCAGTGCTGGCCAGAAAGTCTGACTTTAAATGCCATTTTAGTTGTTCTTATCAGTTTACCCACGCTTGATACAGATTCAGATGGTCTTGCCACTCCTCCATCTCTTTTCACAGGCTCCGAGAGTTTCATTGGACAAGCTCTAATGCAAGTCCTTTGCTCTATGACCAGCTGCCTTCTGTAAAGAGCTAGGTCCTTGACTCAGAGATTGCTCCAGAGTAGCCCAAGGTGGCAGTGGTGCTTGTTTATGCAGGTCACCACTGTGGCAATGGTTTGGACCCTTTCACAGATAGATAAAGCCTTGATGTGAGAGACAGGGCTTAGATTCAgactccatccttccttcttttcgTTGACGGTTCTAATGCTGCCTCCAGCAGCAGAGGAAATGAAGCAAGGCTTGGCTTGCCATAGGTCAGAAGGGACAGAACTCCATCCTTCACTTTATTGAcaccctttctttttttcagactaggactcaagatggtttacaaaagacagaaaatgacaataaaacCATACATAGTTATACCCAAAGGCTCTCTAGAACAGGAAGGCCTTCACCTGCTGCCAAAAAACCCAGCAAAGGAGGAGCTGTTCttattccgggggggggggggttacaaagTCAGGGAGAAGGCCCCCAAGCGTGTCTGTGAAGGCGGCGGGATCAAGAGAAGGACTTGGTGCTCAGGCAGGCTCACATGAGAAGATACGGCCCTTCAAATAGCCTGAAGGGGACAAATGACCATGGAAATATTAATGGAAATAAATGTAGTTCATTGCAATAACTCTGCACCTGTGTTCatgttctttcttctcttctggcttgattttaaaaagaggattGTCTTGTATGGGACTTTGTAGCCAAATTCTAGCAAGTATGTGCCTGGCTTTAAATGCCCAAAGTCTAGCAGACCCATTGAAGTGGGAACTCTGTAGGTCCCATTATTTCACTGGGTCCGTCCTGCTTGGACCGGCCGTGAGCATTAGGCCAGTATGTTTGCTTCTGGTTTGTTTATTCATGTTTTGCAATATGAGCAACAGAGTTGGCCTTTTTGTTTTAACAGGGTCTTCTCCAGTTAAAATGTCTAATGGTTATGAAGATCACATGGCTGAAGACCTCAGGGATGATATCGGTCGGACGAATTTAATTGTGAACTACCTGCCCCAGAACATGACCCAGGATGAGCTGCGGAGCTTGTTCAGCAGCATTGGAGAAGTTGAATCTGCCAAGCTCATTCGAGACAAAGTTGCAGGTAAAACAGTGGAGGTTTGAGGCGGGGTGAGTGGGTGTAATAAAAGTGTTATTAATAAATTTGGTTACACAGCTTGGTCCAGCTGCCAGTGGgatgatgagaattgtagtctgatAACATCTGGTGAGCATCAGGTTGGCTGAGATAGTTGCTTTCACCTTGATGGGATTTCATGTAATCCGTTTAAAGTAATTGCAAGGTTGTGAAGCCTACGGGTTTCTCAAACCCTTGCTTTAGCATCCCAGGAATAACAGTCCTGCCTCCCATGGAAGTCCACATTTGGCACTGAATCTCTAATGTAGGCCAGGTTGGAGACCAAGGTCTGCTTTGTAGGTCTTCAGTAAGGGGCTTGGGGGGGATGCTAAAGCTTCTCAGCACCCCACAGGTAAGGTATTTTGGACCTGGGTCCCATGTTCTGCAATTACTAGAATAGTGATGGAATGTTTTttaaaccccccaccccccactttttcatttttctggtgGTAGTTTTGTATAAATGATTGCAGGCCACAGAAAGGAGCATGTGAGTCTGTGGCAGGTTTGTGGGGTTGGATGGATTTAAGGGCAACACAGATGTATTCCATTCTCCAGAATGGTCTCTCTCCCCTTCACATTTTGGCATTGTGGCTATTCATGTACAAAAGAGTTCCAAGGTGGAATGTATGTGTTAGCAAAGGGGTTTCTCCTTGCTTTCAgtcttcctttcatttcttcaagtaaaccactttttaaaatatgagatATCTTGTATTTTTCCCCTGCAGGACATAGCTTGGGTTACGGCTTTGTGAACTATGTGACGGCTAAAGATGCTGAAAGAGCGATAAACACACTGAATGGCCTGAGGCTTCAGTCCAAAACCATCAAGGTAAATATGTGTCAGTTTTCTGTCCACGTTATCTCCGATataactgttgttgctgtgtgccttcaagtcaactccagctaATGGCAGTACTGTTAAGAGTGTTTTCTTGGGCCAAATTTCTGTGGAGGAGGTTtgtcaccattgccttcctccaaggctgagagaaagaatgacttgcagaaggtcacccaatgggtttctatggctgagcagggatttgaactctggtccccagagtcttAGGCCAACACTTCCAACAGcgacaccaccctggctctcataCATGTTTATATGTGAAGGATTTTCACCCAAGAAAATGTCAGTTGACTTGATCAACTGAAATGCATACAGTTAATCAGTTTTGCGTAAAATGTGCTTCTCAGAAACTTCCACTGTCAAAAGAGTAGacacttgcttttttttttctctttaggtAGAGGGAGGCTTCATCTTGCCCTAGACACTTTCCATCACAGAAATATTTCTTTGCCATCCAATCTTTCTGTCATAACcttgtatttaaaaataacacGAACATTTAAAAATTTTCAGCCTGACTCAACTGAGATCACATTAGTatacatctgttttgttttgttttgtattttgtttaaaacCCAACATGGCCAATTATTGGTCTGATCCAGCTTTCTTCATTCTGTTGCCCTCCAGAGAagtaaccatgctggctgggcgCAACATAGGTTGTGGTCCCATGCACCAGGAAAGTGTAAGGTTTGTTGGAAGCTGCCCTGATTCTTCTTCCTCATTGTTTTTCCTTCCATGTCATGTTgtcgtaagcctgagggcaaagaCTGAATTGTTTCTACTAGTTGTTAAGCCATTCAGTGATCCTTACTGTCTCAGACAGTGGAGCATAAAAGTCTTCCAGTTAATCCATGTTATGGCTTGTTCGTATGCATGGGTTTAGCATGTATGTAGGAAGCCTAATAGTTAGAATTGGCTTTCCACCAGCCGTGTGGACcacaaaacaaagagaaacagcatgTCAGGGACTCAGGGAGGAGGTGGCCTCGCAGTCCAAGTGACACAGCTGTCATGTCTTTGTGACTTGCGTCGCGTGACTGTGTGCTGGCTGCCCTGTACCCATGAATGGGCTGCTTATAGCCTTCTGAATGTGGCATCTTCTGTCTCCCAGGGAGGTTGCTAGATGTGGCATTTTACTCTTCATGTgctgcatattttcttttctttttcaaggaATTTCAAATAGGTTTCAAGAACTGAGTCCATTCAGGGCTAGATGAGTTCTTTGGGCACAGCAGTGCTTCCACATTTTGTGGGCATGTTTACACAGCTTAATTTTCTGAGCATGTGTTCATGCTTTCTTTCAGCTGCCCCTGTCTAACCCCTGCATCCTCAAAAGCTCTATGTGCAACAATTCTTCTGCTTCACCATTTATTGTAGAGAGGAGTAATTTCATGGATATTCCTAACACTTTTCCCTCATACTGGACAAATCTGGACAGACATTCCTCTGCTCCAATTAGTCACACAAAGTGGCATTTCAGAATATAGGCAGCCACAGCGATGCGGACTGGTCTTAACATAATTGTTCTGTAACAGTATCTTCTGCAAAATACGGGGCTATGAACACATCAGCTGTTGGGTCTTTCCATTCAGAAGTTGCTCTTTGTACTTCTCTTCCTGTCCACTCAGCATTCTGGGAATTAAAAACTGCTTTCTGGGCATTATAGTCCAACCTCTTGTTAATCCAAAGctatagtatgtgtgtgttttgttcatCAAGTGGAAGCCTAGCCTCTGCTTGAAAGTGGGAGAGAGAGCTTGTCCAAGAGGCCTGGTTCCGTTTCTGATCTTTTCTTATCTCTAAAATGTTTACTTGCTGCCAAGGGGTTTTTCTTGTCAATTGGGAAACTAAGAAAGTGGCTGAATGCTAGAGGTTTTAGTGGGTGCTGGTGGCAATGTttatattaatgtgtgtgtgttttgtcatccctcctcctctttttttaaaaaaaaattaaaggtgtCGTATGCCCGCCCCAGCTCCGAGGTTATCAAAGATGCAAACTTATACATTAGTGGGCTGCCACGGACAATGACGCAGAAAGATGTTGAAGACATGTTTTCACGGTTTGGCCGCATTATCAACTCGCGCGTGCTGGTTGACCAGACTACAGGTGCGCAAGGCACTGGCTCTTCTACAGGCggtggtggtgtttttgttttttcctcttcatttgCTTGGCTGGGGTTTGGAAAGGAAAGGGCGGTTATCAAAGGCATCTCCCCTTATGCCTCTCCCCATTACAGCCACTCAGTCCATGGAGCTAGGTGTCATGGCTGGAGTAGACAAAGGTGACCCTGGACTGGAATACCTTCTTCTTTAAAAACTCCTCAGATATAAGAAGGAAGTGTGCTTGGTATTTGGGACTCGGGAGATCCAGGCTTTTTGGCCCTTTAAGTCAAAACAGTGGCCCAGAGACTGAAAGTCAGGGTTTCATTTGTTTGACACTGTTGGGCCCCAAATGGAGAGATACCACAGTTGCTGAGGGAAAATTGGTGATCTCTGCTTTAAAAACTCAACTTGGCCAAAACCCTGCTGGCAAAATCTGAGCTGTCACTCCCAAGGGTAGAAATGCTTCTTCCTAGCAGGGTCATTTCCCTTTTTACTGTACTTATAACGTGCCTTGACTGCCACTGTGCTGTCCCTAAAGGTGGGGCAAAGTAGATAAGAAAGGGATTGcttattcttttttctccccctgtttttcttttctgatgtGGCTTtaaggtttgtccagaggggttGCGTTCATCCGGTTTGACAAAAGATCAGAAGCTGAAGAGGCCATTTCCAGCTTCAACGGTCACAAGCCCCCTGGCTCCACTGAGCCAATCACAGTGAAGTTTGCTGCTAACCCCAACCAGAACAAGAACGTGGCGCTGCTCTCCCAGCTGTACCACTCGCCCGCTCGGCGGTTTGGGGGCCCCGTCCACCACCAGGCGCAGAGATTCAGGTAGGTTAGGAAGAGTGAAGTGACCAGAGGTCTGTaccatgtttctctctctctctctctctctttctgcctctgtCCCTTtcgcttttttttttactcattaCTGTTCATCATCAGACACAGTGCACTGTCTTACAGTCGATAGATAAGGGGAGACAAGAAATCAACACTAGACATATGTATTACCCATTCCAAAATGTTAGGGTTAACTCTTCTGTGAAGCCTGGTGTTCCAGTAGTAGTAGTTAGTCAGTAAAGAGCCCTTTTCCTGTTCATGGGTAATACTCCTTGCTGCCTCCATTCATGCTCCCTGATCTTCATGTCTGTTAGTCTCAACCACAAGTAGAGCATTGCGTGCTAGTTAAGCCATGCATCAGTCACAGGTGCCATCACTGAATATCCTCACAAGGTAGGATTCAATGTAAATTTGTATCCAGTGATTTCTGCTATTACTTTAACCAACTCTTTCCCAATATTTCTTGACAGTTCACGTGGAACCCATCAGCTTGGTCCCAATTGCACCTCCAACTTCTtccattagattttttttttaaaatgcattctgTATAACTTCAGAGAGTTCTGAAATAATTTTCTCTCAAAATTAACAGTGGAGTGCTTATGTCCCCAAATGATTATGTATTCCCAAGCTATGTCAGTAATCATTGTTGATGTCCATTTCTGTTCTTATTTTCCGTTCTAcagacttctctctctccctcccacccttcttttccttttttattatccAAGTAGACTTTCATTTAAATAGTGGATTAAATGCCCTCCAGGTCCTCTTTTCCCTGTTAATAAAGATTGAAACTGTGTCTGTCTGATCTGATGCTTCATAACAGTATGTCgaaagataacattttaaaagttactgGAAGAAAGGGGGTTTGGTATTCATTGTAATGCATGGTTCCTCAAATGGCAAAATTCCATTACTATTAAAATAATATCCTTAAGCTTGTAAAAACTTCTCTTTTCCCTTAGTCTAAAACTGCCAAAGTGATTTTTGTTAAAGGTTCTGTGTTGTCACTTTAAAAGCTGTTGCTATTCTTTCTGACTAAATATAGTCTTCTCATTGGTTTACAGAACGATAAAAGTACAAATTATCAGGGGGGATGGGGACTGATACAAACCAGCAAAATAAAGACAGCAgttaaacagaataaaataggAATAATACTATTTCATTATGATAATGCTATAAACCCTGGCCCAAGACCTAAATATATGTGCCTGATGTTGGCATTTGCTGCCAGTGAGATTCCTGAGGCAAAAATGACATATTTTCATTTATGGATCAGCCTTAAGTTTTATGCGCAGTTATGACAAATGGGTGGGAAAAGAagagttgtgttttgttttgcaccTAAGCCTGTTGTACACACAGTATAGAGAGAGCTGCTAACTGGAAGTGAGGGTCATTTTTAGaggtgaggagaaagaggcagcGCTGTGTTCTCTGCTGGGGAGTCACTGCCACTGatctcagtggggcttacttccgAGTAAAAGGCACAAGATTTGGCTGCATGCATTGTGCCTAGGTTTTGACCAAGGAAATCACAAAGGCAGAGTTTCTCAGGAGATACCATGGGAATGGCCACTTTCCACTCAGTAAAAGTACCTTTTAGAAAACAAACTAGcatttctgaaaaacaaataataattgaaTACTGTACAATAAATAATCACAATAATACAGTCCTGCAAGCAACACATAACATTCCTCGCCAGCATGACTGATAGGTGATGTTAATCCCAAATGCCCCCCATGCCATCAGGAAGAGTTCATAATGTTAAGAGTGGCTAGGTCAGTTGACAGGATCTCATTTTATGCTAGTCTGCAGTCTTAATAATGGCGAGTAGAATTATGAATGGTAAGCGATAGATCAGATTAGATCATGACCAGATCATAATCATTAATCCCATCAGTAACCTTTTAGTTATCAGATTGCTGGGTTGGGGAAGGGATAAATGACAAATCTTTTAATACATAGTGATTTAAAGTTCATTCTTCTAGAGATATGCTGTCTTAATTAGCAGCAGCTTCATTGGCATCTGGAACATTTAGTTGATCTATTTTTCTCTGGAAGCCTTGCTCTTGTTCTTCTATGGACAGACTGAGGCTGCCCTTCAAGGGTCTTAGTTCACACCTAGGAATACATAAGGCTTTTGAAAGTTAGCTAGATCGTCCAAACTGCCCTCTCCTAACTTAACTGTTGATCTGGGTTTGGGTTTCTTATTTCATTTGCTTatgtgtcttttttgtttttgttctttggttgttgttgttttttttaattcttgctCATTTTCACACAATGCTTGTTGTAAATTCCTTCTAGTAGTGACCTTTTCAGTGAAATccttgcatgtttttttaaaaaaatattttcattctcttGAAGTGTAGAGTCAGATGGGTTATCTTTCAGAATTCTTGTCTTAGAATTCTTGTCAcatgttaaataaatatatgttctTCTATCTGCCTGTACTCAGCCTCTTCCATGTGAGATGATggtcctcctctgccccctcccagCCATTAATGATACTGAATATTTTTGCCAGGTTCACCCATCTCCCATTTGCCCAGACGTAAGAGTTGAAATGGGCTCAAGGTTGAAGCCAGTGCCCAAGATAGGCTGATGTGCCAAACCATGATTTGAGGAATGTGAGGGAATAGCCATACCTtctttctcactctctttttGTTTCCTGTTCTATAGTTTCACAGGCTGTGGCAAGCACTTGCCTTCTGGAATTGGAAACCGTGGTTTCTGGCTTAGAGGGCAATTGCTGACCATGGGTTGccaattttgtacattttggaaaCCTCTTGTCAGTCCCAAATGGAACAGGGGTGGGACGCCAGCAGCcctgcaaagggatttgggggggggactatccACAGTTTCATTCAAAGCCCTCCAGAACCAGGGTTGGAAAGATTCTCTGATTCGATCAGTGTATGGTGACCATGAGCAGTAGGGCCTGCCTGTCCTGGAATGAGAGTTTCTCGCTTGCCCCTGTCTCCCAAAACATTTGAGTGTGAGGCTTTGTCACATTCCAGTGAAGTATGAGGGCATGGTTCAGAGTGGCCCAAGAACAGTGCGAATGCTATGCAGTGTCTCATTTCGAGAGTGTAAataagtggctggaagctgcaagTGAATTGGAGAGAAAGACCCTGAAGGCTCAGTGGGCAGTTTCCCCCTCgctccctctttctctcacccCTGAGTGGGATGTGGGGCTTGGAAGCCTGTGGATGAATTGTTAGAGAGAGTGACCCATCTCCCCTGCTGTCCTGGAGGTCTTCCCTGAGTCAGCAGCTCTCTGTTAGCTCCCTCTGAAGGGATTGTCCCAAGATGTCACCTGCCCCTAATCACATTTGCTAGCAGGCAGTGGCCAGAAAAGGAATCCCAGGTCCAAAGGTGCACTCCTTGTGGGCTCATTTCCACAAAGCCCTGGCTGATCTGGAGAGGAACCACCTGAGAGGCACTGGCAAATCCTCTCCCCTGCTCTCTCCCCACTTGTTCCTCTGAATGGGGACCTGTACAGAAGAAAGTCCGGGTGAATGCCCCCAGCTTGACTAATTCCAGAGGGATAGCCATGTTTGCCCCTTGCCATGAAGGCCCTGAGAGGCACATGGCACTGCCAAGGCTAGCAGCCTGATTGTGGCACGGGCCTTTGTGGATGGACCTGCTCCTGTCATGTGTTTTCAGCTCTGAATGGGGAAGCCATGTGAGGCATGAGGCTGAGAGCCAACAATCAAGCTGCACAGTGCTGATTTAAGGCTGCTGTGTGGAAGAAGTCCATAGATCCAG includes the following:
- the ELAVL1 gene encoding ELAV-like protein 1, translating into MSNGYEDHMAEDLRDDIGRTNLIVNYLPQNMTQDELRSLFSSIGEVESAKLIRDKVAGHSLGYGFVNYVTAKDAERAINTLNGLRLQSKTIKVSYARPSSEVIKDANLYISGLPRTMTQKDVEDMFSRFGRIINSRVLVDQTTGLSRGVAFIRFDKRSEAEEAISSFNGHKPPGSTEPITVKFAANPNQNKNVALLSQLYHSPARRFGGPVHHQAQRFRFSPMGVDHMSGLSGVNVPGNSSSGWCIFIYNLGQDADEGILWQMFGPFGAVTNVKVIRDFNTNKCKGFGFVTMTNYEEAAMAIASLNGYRLGDKILQVSFKTNKSHK